In the Telopea speciosissima isolate NSW1024214 ecotype Mountain lineage chromosome 6, Tspe_v1, whole genome shotgun sequence genome, AATAACCCATTTGAGCATCAAATCACTTTAAGCACAGATATTATTAACCTGTAGGAATCATTTACATGGATGACAGGATTATACCTTCATTCAGATTGTGTAAGGTCTGCATGGTATCCACCTTACCATCAGAATTAAGCTTCCTCGTAATTGAATGACCCTACAGAAATAATACAACCATAGAATTTCAACCAACAATTGCAATACTGCATACATGAAGATTAGCTGTGTTGCGGTTCCAAAAATATAGAGCACAGATGCTCAACATACTCGCACATAGATGGGACGCATAAATAAGGAAATGAATAACAAATATTAAgacaaaccaaaaataaaaaacagagaacTATTGGAAGTACCTTATCGTGAAGTCCCCTAGATATCCTGTGTTTTGCTTGACTTCTTGTTGTATCtgcttctttgctttcttctatCATCACCTGATCCAAAGAACCAGAATATAAGTACCTCAATAAAAATGCAGGgtgatttgaaacctcaaccagAAATACTCTTACTCCATCACTGCCAGTCCTCCTGGTTTTAGACGAAGTATAATATGGCCCATCAGCACCACCATAAGTAACAGTAGTGCTCTGAAAGCTGAAACTACGAGCCTGAGGTTGAGTTCTATCAAACCTGTTATAGTCATTCCTGTACTGCATATGTTTGCTCCTTCTCCCTGCACATAAACCCAGTTAGGATATTCCTCAAAAGATGACAAACACTGTGAGCTAACAAGAATATCACACATAACCACCAATGCTTTCCACAAGGGAAAAATACCTTCAGCTTCGTCATCGGGGTCCTCAACATATGGGTCTTTACTCGACCTAGAATGCTTCCTTGgattatctttcttcttctcagaaGCTTTCTCTTTTGCTTCCTCTCCTTCTACCTCCTCATCATCAGAGTTTAACTCCTTGATAATtggcccttttgatttattgacTTGCGGTGGTTCATGCTCGATAAGCCCAGATGTAGGAGAATCTCCAAAGACGCTACCTCCTGAACCAAACATACTGGGACCAAACATACTGGGGCCAAACATGCTGGGCCCAAACATGCCACCAAATGGACGACTAAAGAAAGGATCATCAAATGGGTCTCTTCCCCCAAAAAAGCTAGATATTAGACTCCCATGGCCACCGAAGCCGCCAAACCCAGAGAAAGGATCCCCGAAATCAAAGAAATTATCTCTAACCCCTCTTCCCCTTTGCATTTTCCGGGTAGTAACCCCtgaaaatagaaaacaagaaaaCCAATTAAGCAAACTGCATATGTATACCCAACACTAGCACCAAACCCtctgcaaaaaaaatgaacaatttCATAAAATGTGATCATAGTTAAAAAACGCCATTATCAATTGTGTATTATTAGAAACTATAACAATACAATCAAGGAAATTCTTTCAAGATCCATGTATTGCCAGAGGAGTAGGAACCAAAATTTCAGGATTATCTAAACCACGGATTCTGAAGAAGC is a window encoding:
- the LOC122666199 gene encoding uncharacterized protein LOC122666199 isoform X1, translated to MQRGRGVRDNFFDFGDPFSGFGGFGGHGSLISSFFGGRDPFDDPFFSRPFGGMFGPSMFGPSMFGPSMFGSGGSVFGDSPTSGLIEHEPPQVNKSKGPIIKELNSDDEEVEGEEAKEKASEKKKDNPRKHSRSSKDPYVEDPDDEAEVGLCAGRRSKHMQYRNDYNRFDRTQPQARSFSFQSTTVTYGGADGPYYTSSKTRRTGSDGVMIEESKEADTTRSQAKHRISRGLHDKGHSITRKLNSDGKVDTMQTLHNLNEDELVGFEEAWRGNARKHLPGWNERSNMHGDIGASSSGQGQATNGGWALPSTGQQLPQGSERMRFGGGSGGVRTSTSKRRAKPFTRINID
- the LOC122666199 gene encoding uncharacterized protein LOC122666199 isoform X3, with the protein product MQRGRGVRDNFFDFGDPFSGFGGFGGHGSLISSFFGGRDPFDDPFFSRPFGGMFGPSMFGPSMFGPSMFGSGGSVFGDSPTSGLIEHEPPQVNKSKGPIIKELNSDDEEVEGEEAKEKASEKKKDNPRKHSRSSKDPYVEDPDDEAEVGLCAGRRSKHMQYRNDYNRFDRTQPQARSFSFQSTTVTYGGADGPYYTSSKTRRTGSDGVMIEESKEADTTRSQAKHRISRGLHDKGHSITRKLNSDGKVDTMQTLHNLNEDELVGFEEAWRGNARKHLPGWNERSNMQTK
- the LOC122666199 gene encoding uncharacterized protein LOC122666199 isoform X2 — its product is MQRGRGVRDNFFDFGDPFSGFGGFGGHGSLISSFFGGRDPFDDPFFSRPFGGMFGPSMFGPSMFGPSMFGSGGSVFGDSPTSGLIEHEPPQVNKSKGPIIKELNSDDEEVEGEEAKEKASEKKKDNPRKHSRSSKDPYVEDPDDEAEGRRSKHMQYRNDYNRFDRTQPQARSFSFQSTTVTYGGADGPYYTSSKTRRTGSDGVMIEESKEADTTRSQAKHRISRGLHDKGHSITRKLNSDGKVDTMQTLHNLNEDELVGFEEAWRGNARKHLPGWNERSNMHGDIGASSSGQGQATNGGWALPSTGQQLPQGSERMRFGGGSGGVRTSTSKRRAKPFTRINID